In the Neomonachus schauinslandi chromosome 13, ASM220157v2, whole genome shotgun sequence genome, one interval contains:
- the PRRT1B gene encoding proline rich transmembrane protein 1B, producing MDAGGDAKGGGSPAASEDPRSPARPQLPRLPQLLDEDGGPSEEVAADGGRSPAPEDPSADAQAEAVAASPAQAEAAGEARQGPKVAAGGVPNIGFVGEPPPYAPPDPKAVHLLYPPFPQGPVLFQPGPSPQALYPPPPAAPPLFAPFPVYNGPMAGIPAPAAVDHRPLPKDYMMESVLVTLFCCLLTGLIAIVYSHETRAALSRGDLAQAEEASRKARSLVLFSLLFGVFVSTSWVIYVVVALYLP from the exons ATGGACGCAG GAGGGGATGCAAAAGGGGGCGGTAGCCCCGCAGCCTCTGAGGACCCCCGGAGCCCTGCGCGCCCGCAACTCCCGCGCCTCCCGCAGCTCCTGGATGAGGACGGAGGGCCCAGTGAGGAAGTGGCCGCGGATGGGGGCAGGTCCCCGGCCCCGGAGGATCCCTCGGCCGACGCCCAAGCCGAGGCCGTGGCCGCGTCCCCCGCCCAGGCTGAGGCTGCGGGGGAGGCCCGGCAGGGGCCCAAGGTGGCAGCCGGCGGGGTGCCCAACATCGGCTTCGTAGGCGAGCCCCCGCCCTACGCGCCGCCGGACCCCAAGGCAGTGCACCTGCTGTACCCGCCCTTCCCGCAGGGCCCGGTACTCTTCCAGCCTGGGCCCTCGCCCCAGGCCCTGTAcccgccgccccccgccgcgCCGCCGCTCTTTGCACCCTTCCCGGTG TACAACGGCCCCATGGCTGGCATACCAGCCCCTGCGGCGGTGGaccacaggcccctccccaaggaCTACATGATGGAGTCCGTGCTGGTGACACTCTTCTGCTGCCTGCTCACGGGGCTCATCGCGATCGTCTACTCCCACGAG ACGCGCGCCGCCCTGAGCAGGGGGGACCTGGCTCAGGCTGAGGAGGCGTCCCGCAAGGCCCGTTCGCTCGTGCTCTTCAGCCTGCTCTTCGGGGTCTTCGTGTCCACCAGCTGGGTCATCTATGTGGTCGTGGCGCTCTACCTCCCCTGA